DNA sequence from the Gordonia polyisoprenivorans genome:
TACGTGCTCCACGGGAACGACGGCACCGGACACACCAGTCAATGCGGGTATCGTGGACGGCGGAGTGCCCGGTCCAGGCGGCGTTGCGCAAGGACAGCTCAATGACTGTTGGGTACTGGCCACGGTGATGGGGTATCAGTTGAGCAGTAAGGGCCGTGAAGGACTTGCCAAGATGGTCGTACCGCCACCGCGTGGTGGATACGACGTGCACTTGACCGTCAACGGTAAGTGCGAGACCAAGCACGTTGATCGGGTGTATGGCTCTGGCGCGACGGATAACGGGCTCTTCAGGATTGACGGTGCGTGAAACAGGTTCTATCGACCACAAGATGTAGGTCGGATTTGCGGGTGTGAGCCGCGTGATGTGGGCGGGTCCTGTGGTGTGAAGATGAAAGCTCCTACACACTCATCCGAACACTCACAGGACCCATGACGCAGCGTAGCGCTATTGCCGACACGATTTGCCGCACCATCGAGTTGGGGGTGACGATCACCGATGCCGCCGTCGACGGCCAGGACCGTACCCACCTGTTCTGCCAGCTCCTGGACCCGAAGAACATGTGCCCGTCCTGCGGGCAGGCCGGGCAGTTGCGTGATCATGTCGACCGTGAGGTCGCCGATCTGCCGATCGTCGGGCATCCGACCCGGCTGCACCTGACGGTGCCCCGCTACACGTGCGGCAACGACGCCTGCGCGACGTCGGTGTTCCGGGCCGACCTGGGCGCGATCGTGGCCCCGCGTGCGCAGGTCACCCGCCGTACCACCACCTGGATCATGCGGTCGATGATCTGCGACAAGATGTCGGTCACCGCGGCGGCGGCCGCGGTGGGGTTGAGCTGGAACACCGTCAACACCCTGGCGTGTGAGGCGGCGAAGACGCTGGCCGCCGCACCCGCACGCCTGGCCGGCGTCCGCGTATTAGGCGTGGATGAACACAAGTGGAAACATGTTCGCGGCCAGGGTGATCCGAGTTTCGTGACGGTACTGGTCGACCTGACCCCAATCGTGGACGGTACCGGTCCGGCCCGGTTGTTGGATATGGTCGCCGGGCGCTCCAAAGCCGCGTTGAAGGACTGGCTCGACGCGCGTGATCCGGCGTTCCGCGACCGTATCCGGGTGGTCACGATGGACGGGTTCACCGGCTACCGCACCGCCACCGCCGAATCCCTCGACAAGGCACGGGCAGTGATGGACCCCTTCCACGTCGTACACCTCGCCGCAGAGAAACTCACCCTATGTCGTCAACGCGTGCAACAGGATACGTGCGGACATCGAGGCCGCAGCGGGGATCCGCTCTACGGCATCCGCCGCACCCTGCTGACCCGGATCGGGCTGCTCACCGATAACCAGAAAACCCGCCTACGCACGGGCCTGGACGCCCGGGAGGAGCACGTGGCGGTGGCCATCACCTACGCGATCTATCAGGATCTGATCGACGCTTACGACCAGTCCAACAAGCGGGACGGGAAGATCGCGATGTACAAGCTGCTCAAACGTATCCATACCGGCCTACCCGCCGGCCTCGCCGAGGTAGCGCAACTCGGACGGTCGTTGTGGGCCCGACGTGCCGAGATCCTCGCCTACTTCGACACCGGCGCCTCCAACGGCCCCGTCGAAGCCATCAACGGGCGCCTCGAGCACCTCCGGGGTATCGCACTCGGGTTCCGCAACCTCAAGCACTACATCTTGCGGTCACTCATCCACTCCGGCCAACTCGCAGAAAGCCTGAATGCACTCTGAATTAGGAAGAGCCACCAAAAGACCAAATAGATGACGACTTCACCGACGTGTTCATATCGGCGCCCATATCAGATTCGGGGTGTTTTTGAATGATTTCAAGAAGAGCGAAATGCCGACTCCGTTCAGTTTTCGGTATCTCCGCCGCCGCTACTCTGGTATGCGTGGGAATGACGGGGTGTTCAGCCACCAACGAGCCAGGCGACGCGGCATCGTCGACATCCTTCACACTGACGGGCAATCCCATTGTGGCCACTCCTCACGGCGACCCCATCCGTATAAGCAACTTCAGCTATCCTCGCTACGAGCTGCATGTCGGACAACCGTATATTCTTCCGGGGTATGAAGGTGAGAAGGACTATGTAGTCACCCCCAAAGCCATTGGCGAGGCACACGGTCGACATTGGGTTGATCTCACCGTCGCTTTCGCCAACGGCGATGTATTCACTTTCCGCTCATACCAGAGAGTGGATTCCGACACCATGTCCGCCTCCCTCGGCGGAAGAACATCAATACTCCTCGACGGCACACGCAGTTCCGCCGCTCAGGAAGTCGTAATGTTGGGGATTTCCGCCTCAAATTCGGCAGGCAGCGTCTTGGACCCGAATAGTCCTCAACGCCAGAAGTATGTTCGGACAAGATCCACCGGAACCCAGGAATGGACCTTACCGCTTAGCAGAAACTTCTGGGCCGGAACACTGAATGTGGGCGGCGATTTGGGAGGCGACTCGAACGGCGACTATTCGGTGTTCGTGGCATTCAACGCGGTGGCGAACAGGGTTTCGGGACCGGATCTATCATTAACCGCCAGCATCGAGTGCTATCCCGGCGACAGCTACACCGTCTCACCGGTCGGAACCTTCACCCTCAAGGGGTACACACCGTCCGGCGAAGCCCCACCCACCGACCCCGCGAAAGTCGGATACTCACCCGGCCAAATGAGAGTTCAACTGAAGTGGTCATAACGGCCATCCTGTTTTGCCCGCGGGCGATGAACTCCGCCATTAATCATCTGCCTTACTTGTGCACCCCGACCACATAGTTGTTTCGTTCGTATGGCAACGATGCCGCTTGCGGAGGACGGATTGATGCTCGACGGGCCTACTGATCCACGACACGGCACGCTCAGCGGCTACAACAGGCACAAGTGCCGCTGTGAGCGCTGCCGGGCAGCCAAAGCCGCTGCCGAAGTCCGGCGCCGCCGGGCCATGACGATTGAGCAACGGCGAGCGATCGCCGCCCGCCGCACACCACGCGCACCCACCGACGCCAGCAAAGCCCGCACCAAGGACTACATCGACCGCCGCCAAGTCGACACCCGCGCCAACGCGCGCGAACACCAACGCCCCTGGACCACCGAGGACATCGCCGTCGCCCTGCGCACCGACCTCACCGTGTGGGAAGCCGCCAAACTACTCGGACGCACCGGATCAGCAGTAGCCAACGCACGCCACCGATTCCGCCCACGCAAATAACACCCCGGGGTGCACGCGTGACACCAGTCAGCCCAGTGACGTTTCGTCACTGGCGACGAAACTCTCTGCGGCCCAATATAAACTGGTAACGAGACGTGTTGAAGTAGGACGAGTTGTCGGCGGCGTCAGTCAGCCGCCGGCCGCGGACGACGGATAGTTCGAAGTCAGGCGGGGAGCGAGCCGACCGCCGCTTGCTCGCCGTCGCGGCCACTCCATGTTGCTACCCCGCCGATGAGAACTGCGCCCATGGCGCCTCCCGCGCGGCCGCGGGGCCACATGATTCCTGTCCGCTCAACCTGATCCTGCACCAGATTTGCACAGCTGACAGCTACGGCTTCCTCGCCGGCAGTGGCCAACACCCCTTCACCGGAATGTCCCATCCCGTGAGGCACGCCGTCCTCAGGGGTGACCTCGCTCGACAGCCAGACGTAATCCTGCTCGTCATCTTCGCGTACTTGGCGATGCTCGGCCTCGAACCGAATATGGGCGATAGCGCCATTGAAGCGGCGAACACGCAGGTCACGGCCGATCCGCTCCAGCGCGCGCGTCCACGCCACGGGTAGGACGCTCGACGTCACCACGACACCGCCGCCCGAACTCCACGTGGCAGTCAGCAGAGCCTCGTACGAGAACCAGCTGTCGAAGTAGTTACCCATCCAAGCAGCCTAGACAACGAAACGCCTGGTGAGCAGGCGCGAGAATCTCTCATCTGTTTGGAATAGCCACCGCCGAAGTGCGAGAACAACGACTCGAGTGAGCGGTGGCACGCCATACGCACCAGCATGACCTGCACCGTCATTCGAGACGCGGAAGGTCGAGTTCTCTCATCTGTTTGAACTCGTCCTAGTTTTTTGCCGATAAGATACATTATGTCAACTAGACGACTAGATACTGCGCTGCCCCGCAACACTATTTAAAAGCCTACCGTCGATCGGTGCCTGTCGTCGGCGTCGACTCCCACGGCTCGAATCATCGCGCTAGTCCCAGAAACGCCATCAACGAGCGCTCGACTTCAACGAGTTGGTCGGATGTCAGACGACCGACACGCGTCTGAACATTCGACCGTCGGACCGCGGTTAGCTTGTCAACCATCACGTCACTGTCCCGCTCGAGGCCCGAGATCGAATCGCGATCACCCGGGATACGAATCCGCAACAGGGGCGCATCGATGAGCTGGCTCGTGATCGGAGCAACTACCACCGACAGAGTTGAATCGAACAGGTCATCCTGCACGATGACGGCCGGCCGCGGCTTGGATGCATACACACCACCCGCAACGGTCCAGATTTCGCCGCGAATCACGCCTCGTCGTCCCAAGGCGCGGCGACAGCCTCGACGAAATCCTGCTCATCCCCATCGGCGTCTGCCTCTGCCACGAGAACCGATTGCCTGTGGGCTTGCGCGGCAAACTCTGGCGTTCGTACGTCAGGAACCCAGACCTGCAACGGGCGCATTCCGCGCTCACGCATCCGACGTCGGTACTCACCGACCCTGTCCCTCACTGCCATGCCCAGATGTTACATGTAACGCTCCGGCCTGGCCAGGGCGAGCAGCCCCAGCTGGTTCTACAGGAATCGAACATGCAGGCTTGCCAGAAGGCCATCGCGAATGGCCCTTCGTTGCAGCGCTATTCGCACGTGACGCGTCATCGTGGACACTGCACCTCACACCGCAGGCCCGGGCGCCCTACCGATGCGACGGTCCAGCGTGACGAGCGGTGCACCTGCCAATTCAGCGACCGCGACGTAACTGGCTTCGTATCCAGACAAGTTGCTGCGGAGTTCCCACACCCGCGAACCGAGAAGCGCGTACGGCCACTGCTCGATCGACAAGTCGAGCAGATCACCATGGGCCTGCACCGCCTGATCGGCACTGACGACTCCGGCCATTTCTTGTCTGCGAATGATGTTACTTACTTCAAACATCACCAGTTGCGGTGCGAGCAAGCGAGTGCCGGACAGTTGCCCAACCGCCCAGCGACCGTCCGGACCGTCGTCGAGCAACAAGCCACGAATGCAATGGATTCAGTATCGGCCGCCTCGTGAAGTTGCTCTACGGATTTCGCAGGCTCGGACGACATTTCCGCGCGAGACCCGTACAGGCGCGCCTCGGACACCTGAATCCCGTCTACGATCGCGGCCCGAGTCAGTCGTTATCGGTGGCGGGATCGTTGTCCGTTGCGGGACCATCCTCGGTTGCCCCGCCTTCGCCCGACCAGTCACCAGACGATTCGCCTTCGGCTGGATCGGACTGTACGTCGGATTTCGCACCCTCTGGTCCGGTGCCGACATCTTCGGTATGTGGATCGGTCTTCTTCTCGGTCATGTTTGCTTCTGTACCCGAATCGGCCGTGATCCACACCTGCACGGATCATCCGCTCCGGCTCCAGATCGTCGCCCTCGGAGACATCACGCCCTGCGGGGTGAGTCCGCTCAGAGGATGCCGCGAGCGACGAGTTCGGTGGTGACGACAACCGCGACGGCGCTGACGGCCAGCAGCGAGATCAGCACGAACAACTGCATGATCGCCGCGGTGGTGACCGACGCGCCGCCCAGGACCATGCCGACGAACGCGCCCGGAATGGTGACCAACCCGACCGAGCGCGTCTGGTCGATGCCGGGGATCAGCGCTGTCGCCGCGGCGCTGCGGCTGATCTCCATCCTGGCCTCGCGCGGCACGAAACCCAATGACAGAGCTGCATCGACTTCGCCTCGCCGGGTGGTGAGTTCATCGTGAGCGCGACGGCCCGCCAACGACGTGGTGTTCATGGCACCACCGAACATGATTCCGGCGGTGGGGATGATCGCCAGACCAGTCGCCGGAAGCACCTCGAGCGCGACAATGCCGGCCACCACGACGATCGTCGGCACCGCAACCGGCAGCAAACACCACAGCGTGCTGCCAATGCCGGCCCGGATCGGCGCACGACGACCGACGATCCGGCCGGCCGACGTCGCCGCGGCCACCGTCGCCATGACTGCCACGAACAGCGTCGAGGCCCACAGCGCGCCGATCACAACGGCCAGGACAGCGGCGAGCGCAGCCAGCTGTCCAGCGGCCCGAATGGCCGCAATCACCACCTGCCGTGCGTGTCCGGTAGCGCCGAAGTAGTTCACCAGTGCTGCGGCAACCACAAGTACAACCACCACAACCGCGAGCGCTGGTCCGATCCGCACCACCGCATTGCCGATATCGTTCACACCTTCATCATTGCCCTGCCGCATCGGCGGGCTCCGGTGGACACGTAGGCGCCGCCGGATCGACTCAGACTCAAGCTCGACGCCGTGCGCTGACGAGGTAGACGATCGTGCCGCCCATCAGGACGGCCGCACCGGACACCACCGACGCGACAGGCAAACACACCGCCAGCACAAGCGCACCAATTACGCCCACCATGGGGATCACCCGCGGCGGACGCCCCTCCTGCGGCGAGAGTGTCCATGCCGCGGCATTCGC
Encoded proteins:
- a CDS encoding antitoxin MazE-like protein, which encodes MAVRDRVGEYRRRMRERGMRPLQVWVPDVRTPEFAAQAHRQSVLVAEADADGDEQDFVEAVAAPWDDEA
- a CDS encoding ISL3 family transposase: MTQRSAIADTICRTIELGVTITDAAVDGQDRTHLFCQLLDPKNMCPSCGQAGQLRDHVDREVADLPIVGHPTRLHLTVPRYTCGNDACATSVFRADLGAIVAPRAQVTRRTTTWIMRSMICDKMSVTAAAAAVGLSWNTVNTLACEAAKTLAAAPARLAGVRVLGVDEHKWKHVRGQGDPSFVTVLVDLTPIVDGTGPARLLDMVAGRSKAALKDWLDARDPAFRDRIRVVTMDGFTGYRTATAESLDKARAVMDPFHVVHLAAEKLTLCRQRVQQDTCGHRGRSGDPLYGIRRTLLTRIGLLTDNQKTRLRTGLDAREEHVAVAITYAIYQDLIDAYDQSNKRDGKIAMYKLLKRIHTGLPAGLAEVAQLGRSLWARRAEILAYFDTGASNGPVEAINGRLEHLRGIALGFRNLKHYILRSLIHSGQLAESLNAL
- a CDS encoding ABC transporter permease gives rise to the protein MRQGNDEGVNDIGNAVVRIGPALAVVVVVLVVAAALVNYFGATGHARQVVIAAIRAAGQLAALAAVLAVVIGALWASTLFVAVMATVAAATSAGRIVGRRAPIRAGIGSTLWCLLPVAVPTIVVVAGIVALEVLPATGLAIIPTAGIMFGGAMNTTSLAGRRAHDELTTRRGEVDAALSLGFVPREARMEISRSAAATALIPGIDQTRSVGLVTIPGAFVGMVLGGASVTTAAIMQLFVLISLLAVSAVAVVVTTELVARGIL
- a CDS encoding type II toxin-antitoxin system PemK/MazF family toxin, with the translated sequence MIRGEIWTVAGGVYASKPRPAVIVQDDLFDSTLSVVVAPITSQLIDAPLLRIRIPGDRDSISGLERDSDVMVDKLTAVRRSNVQTRVGRLTSDQLVEVERSLMAFLGLAR
- a CDS encoding type II toxin-antitoxin system VapC family toxin; the protein is MLLDDGPDGRWAVGQLSGTRLLAPQLVMFEVSNIIRRQEMAGVVSADQAVQAHGDLLDLSIEQWPYALLGSRVWELRSNLSGYEASYVAVAELAGAPLVTLDRRIGRAPGPAV